A stretch of the Azospirillum thiophilum genome encodes the following:
- a CDS encoding SUMF1/EgtB/PvdO family nonheme iron enzyme, with amino-acid sequence MRALTDLSVILGSFLMVGTSIPLPAEAAGCNELFHGFVMPCKGEDVPQPVKKKDDLPGDSPQRGSEEIIRRPPALPHSIPMMAMSSGEVDVIVFTYSATPDLGSDLEKRDMASFRIATRPVTTAEFRTYCRQAILQPCQFRSKLPDKAPALGMRFADARGYAEWLSGASGRRFALPSHVQLARAFSEKLGASVYEFFDAEFDDQAGRRRRVALSPYYERDVSRGFIALTEDERNEQVGFRLVEVGEERP; translated from the coding sequence ATGCGCGCATTGACCGACCTGAGTGTTATTTTAGGAAGTTTTCTTATGGTAGGAACGAGTATTCCGCTACCGGCCGAGGCGGCGGGATGCAATGAATTGTTTCATGGCTTTGTAATGCCATGCAAAGGCGAGGATGTGCCTCAGCCTGTGAAAAAAAAAGACGACCTGCCTGGAGATTCTCCTCAAAGAGGGTCTGAAGAGATTATTCGCCGCCCTCCCGCTCTCCCTCATTCTATTCCGATGATGGCGATGTCCAGCGGCGAGGTGGATGTGATCGTCTTCACATATTCCGCGACTCCCGATCTGGGCAGCGACCTCGAGAAACGGGACATGGCCAGCTTCCGAATCGCAACCAGACCGGTCACGACGGCTGAATTCCGGACCTACTGCCGGCAGGCCATTCTCCAGCCTTGCCAGTTTCGCTCCAAACTTCCCGACAAAGCGCCGGCTTTGGGCATGCGCTTTGCCGACGCTAGAGGATATGCGGAGTGGTTGAGCGGGGCTTCGGGTCGACGTTTCGCATTGCCGAGTCACGTTCAGCTTGCCCGCGCCTTTTCGGAAAAGCTCGGCGCATCGGTTTACGAGTTCTTCGACGCCGAATTCGACGACCAGGCCGGACGGCGGCGGCGTGTTGCCTTGTCGCCCTATTACGAACGCGACGTCAGCCGCGGCTTCATCGCGCTGACGGAGGACGAACGCAACGAGCAGGTCGGCTTCCGCCTGGTTGAAGTTGGGGAGGAGCGGCCATGA
- the fliI gene encoding flagellar protein export ATPase FliI: MPFDIDQLIRDIDQIPDRSRYGRVTAVSGLMVEVGGIEKELSVGGRCIVETRDRRAVPCEVVGFRQGRALAMPFGALDGVGLGCRALVAGDQPSIFPTDAWLGRVVNALGEPVDGKGPLPKGPRGTPIRNTPPNAHARARVGQKLDLGIRAINAFLTCCLGQRMGIFAGSGVGKSSVMSMLARFSGAEIAVIGLIGERGRELQEFITEDLGEQGLARSIVVCATSDEAPLMRRQAAYLTLAVAEHFRDEGRNVLCMMDSVTRFAMAQREIGLSAGEPPTTKGYPPTVFAELPRLLERAGPGLVGSGSITGLFTVLVDGDDHNEPIADAVRGILDGHIVLERQIGERGRYPAINILRSVSRTMPGCNSANENELVGHARRLLSSYDNMAEMIRLGAYRRGSDPQVDEAIHYQPALEAFLKQGKRESTDLETSYAMLAEIFGVQWPQ, translated from the coding sequence ATGCCGTTCGATATCGATCAGCTGATCCGCGACATCGACCAGATCCCCGATCGCAGCCGCTACGGCCGCGTCACCGCCGTGTCCGGCCTGATGGTCGAAGTCGGCGGGATCGAGAAGGAGCTGTCGGTTGGCGGCCGCTGCATCGTGGAGACACGCGACCGCCGCGCCGTCCCCTGCGAGGTCGTGGGATTCCGCCAGGGTCGGGCGCTCGCCATGCCCTTCGGTGCGCTGGATGGGGTCGGGCTGGGCTGCCGCGCCCTGGTGGCGGGGGACCAGCCCTCGATCTTCCCGACCGACGCCTGGCTCGGCCGCGTCGTCAACGCGCTGGGCGAACCGGTGGACGGCAAGGGGCCGCTGCCCAAGGGGCCGCGTGGCACGCCGATCCGCAACACGCCGCCCAATGCCCACGCCCGCGCCCGGGTCGGGCAGAAGCTGGACCTCGGCATCCGCGCCATCAACGCCTTCCTGACCTGCTGCCTGGGGCAGCGCATGGGCATCTTCGCCGGCTCCGGCGTCGGCAAATCCTCGGTCATGTCGATGCTGGCCCGCTTTTCCGGCGCCGAGATCGCAGTGATCGGGCTGATCGGCGAGCGCGGCCGCGAACTGCAGGAGTTCATCACCGAGGATCTGGGCGAACAAGGCCTCGCCCGCAGCATCGTCGTCTGCGCCACCTCCGACGAGGCGCCGCTGATGCGCCGGCAGGCCGCCTACCTGACGCTGGCGGTGGCCGAGCATTTCCGCGACGAGGGCCGCAACGTCCTGTGCATGATGGACAGCGTCACCCGTTTCGCCATGGCCCAGCGCGAGATCGGCCTGTCGGCCGGCGAACCGCCGACGACCAAGGGCTATCCGCCCACCGTCTTCGCCGAGCTGCCCCGCCTGCTGGAGCGTGCCGGGCCGGGGCTGGTCGGTTCGGGATCGATCACCGGGCTGTTCACCGTGCTGGTCGACGGCGACGACCACAACGAGCCCATCGCCGACGCGGTGCGCGGCATCCTGGACGGCCATATCGTGCTGGAGCGCCAGATCGGCGAGCGCGGGCGCTACCCGGCGATCAACATCCTGCGCAGCGTGTCGCGCACCATGCCCGGCTGCAATTCCGCCAATGAGAACGAGCTGGTCGGCCATGCCCGGCGCCTGCTGTCGTCCTACGACAACATGGCCGAGATGATCCGGCTGGGCGCCTACCGCCGCGGCTCCGACCCGCAGGTGGACGAGGCGATCCATTACCAGCCGGCGCTGGAAGCCTTCCTGAAGCAGGGCAAGCGCGAATCCACCGATCTGGAGACCAGCTACGCCATGCTGGCTGAAATCTTTGGGGTGCAGTGGCCGCAATGA
- a CDS encoding penicillin-binding transpeptidase domain-containing protein — protein MSRFRTMSWTMMVAAGVACIAVGLPARIETIRTLITAGSEPVTETRRTDSARLFDALAAEGLITAQADGTLLLPPSDWALVRREEARRNGFPDPVDDAGFRLRSRLVRTLHFKSEGWVVLTQAHLYNRMLLGTVAVRDDWSLDGEAAAQLPRAVARPGERPNRWSAVDRFRHEQAPANIAVPERLRRIAAPIRGGFGDWRSWLGVPGGLTLRSSLKIETARIVTVHLVGRLNAERSRLPAGAVVTRRCRPAHCAIPAASTAGGIVAPVEIGSEIRLPLSAGTHEILLAVEPLPTAVPAASDLALVPAPGARLPVWRDRPIFPKPPHAQPHRAVTMADGQVVIDADTGLPTVAAEDHQLLPLLGYGREDPFGLLVGLTAGTGAATPGGGTASGSGSVTLTVDPHVQRATIAALDDIQSALRVINPDDPFRDRRWGALSVLDLDSGAILAQHQFPTLPAGVHVWDLQAARAGAPADDPLRRGQTITVGHTLGSILKVSNAYAAVLAAPEHPEVDAMLRGCAPDRRYSLPCLGLDARASRYLLPGSGKWIENYRHIPLDRSLTKPRRARQCGGDGQPSDGIGIIEALRDSLNVYQVRLAQVLDGDSAKAYDEQAGHRILKGAEQLDPQEREMRLRDLLTEMRSSWLVAAAGRLGFFDTVDLAGEARKLLEPKAGEPAGSLWVMPAEDELADLMRPERRRSRTSGAAAALSQAAIGHRVRALPIQAARMMAGIATGILPTPHLIRALDGQPVDPPPGRRLAGDLTLVRLGLAGVPQVGTAASQFGESVSPGLRKASCAMGLKTGTATASSSDPDDPAGDTVNSAWTAGWVMPEAFDALASDGKPAFRGRIAVACVVSDLTGPLRTGGMVCARVIARLMLHLAAEDQGPESIDELMTLVAEGGAQ, from the coding sequence ATGAGCCGTTTCCGAACCATGTCCTGGACCATGATGGTTGCGGCCGGCGTCGCCTGCATCGCGGTCGGGCTGCCGGCACGCATCGAGACGATTCGGACGTTGATCACTGCCGGCTCGGAGCCGGTGACCGAGACCCGCCGCACCGATTCCGCGCGACTTTTCGATGCTCTGGCCGCCGAAGGCCTCATCACGGCCCAGGCCGACGGGACGCTTTTGCTGCCGCCATCGGATTGGGCGCTTGTGCGCCGGGAAGAAGCACGGCGGAACGGCTTTCCCGACCCCGTGGACGATGCCGGGTTCCGGTTACGCAGCCGGCTGGTCCGCACGCTCCATTTCAAGAGCGAGGGATGGGTCGTTCTGACGCAGGCCCATCTGTACAACCGGATGCTTCTGGGCACGGTTGCGGTGCGCGACGACTGGTCCCTCGACGGCGAGGCCGCCGCCCAGCTTCCGCGCGCTGTCGCCCGTCCGGGCGAGCGCCCCAATCGCTGGAGCGCCGTCGATCGCTTCCGGCATGAGCAGGCTCCAGCCAATATCGCCGTTCCCGAGCGCCTTCGCCGCATCGCCGCCCCGATCCGCGGCGGGTTCGGGGACTGGCGGAGCTGGCTCGGCGTGCCGGGTGGGCTGACCTTGCGGTCCAGCCTGAAGATCGAAACCGCACGCATCGTGACCGTTCATCTCGTTGGACGGCTCAATGCGGAGCGCAGCCGGCTGCCGGCGGGTGCGGTCGTGACGCGGCGTTGCCGTCCCGCCCATTGCGCGATTCCCGCCGCCTCGACTGCGGGCGGCATCGTGGCCCCGGTCGAAATCGGCAGCGAGATCCGGCTTCCGCTGTCTGCCGGAACCCACGAGATCCTGCTCGCCGTCGAGCCTTTGCCGACCGCCGTGCCGGCTGCTTCCGACCTCGCCCTGGTTCCCGCCCCGGGCGCGCGGCTTCCGGTCTGGCGGGATCGTCCGATCTTCCCGAAGCCGCCGCACGCGCAGCCGCATCGTGCCGTGACCATGGCGGACGGGCAGGTCGTCATCGATGCCGACACCGGATTGCCGACCGTCGCGGCGGAGGATCACCAACTGCTGCCCCTGCTCGGTTACGGTCGCGAGGATCCGTTCGGCCTGCTCGTCGGGCTGACGGCGGGAACCGGCGCCGCCACGCCGGGCGGCGGGACGGCATCCGGATCGGGGTCGGTGACATTGACCGTCGATCCGCATGTTCAGCGCGCCACCATCGCGGCGCTCGACGACATTCAATCGGCGTTGCGGGTCATCAATCCCGACGACCCGTTCCGGGATCGGAGGTGGGGGGCGCTGAGCGTGCTCGATCTCGATAGCGGGGCCATTCTGGCGCAGCATCAGTTCCCGACTCTTCCGGCCGGCGTGCATGTATGGGACTTGCAGGCGGCGCGGGCGGGTGCGCCGGCCGACGATCCGTTGCGCCGGGGCCAGACGATCACGGTTGGACATACGCTGGGTTCGATTCTGAAGGTGTCCAACGCCTATGCGGCGGTGCTGGCGGCGCCGGAGCATCCGGAGGTCGATGCCATGCTGCGGGGATGCGCACCGGACCGCCGGTATTCGTTGCCTTGCCTTGGCCTTGACGCCAGGGCGAGCCGCTATCTGCTTCCGGGGTCGGGAAAGTGGATTGAGAATTACCGGCACATCCCGCTGGATCGATCGCTGACCAAGCCGCGCCGCGCCCGGCAATGCGGTGGCGACGGCCAGCCGTCGGATGGGATCGGCATCATCGAGGCGCTTCGCGACAGCCTTAACGTGTATCAGGTTCGGCTTGCACAGGTTTTGGATGGTGATTCCGCCAAAGCCTATGACGAGCAGGCCGGCCACCGTATTCTGAAGGGCGCCGAGCAGCTCGATCCGCAGGAACGCGAGATGCGGCTTCGCGATCTGCTGACGGAAATGCGCTCGTCCTGGCTGGTCGCCGCGGCCGGGCGGCTCGGCTTCTTCGATACGGTCGATCTTGCGGGAGAAGCCCGCAAACTCCTGGAGCCGAAGGCCGGGGAGCCGGCGGGCAGCCTGTGGGTGATGCCGGCGGAGGACGAGCTTGCTGACCTGATGCGTCCGGAGCGCCGCCGCAGCCGGACCTCCGGCGCCGCGGCGGCTCTTTCCCAGGCAGCGATCGGGCACCGCGTGCGGGCATTGCCGATCCAGGCGGCCCGCATGATGGCCGGGATCGCGACGGGGATCCTGCCGACTCCCCATCTGATTCGGGCGCTCGACGGCCAGCCGGTCGATCCGCCGCCGGGTCGGCGCCTCGCCGGCGACCTGACGCTTGTCCGCCTCGGTCTCGCAGGGGTCCCGCAAGTTGGAACCGCCGCGAGCCAGTTCGGCGAGTCCGTCTCGCCCGGCCTTCGTAAGGCAAGCTGTGCAATGGGCCTGAAGACCGGAACGGCAACGGCGTCCTCCAGCGATCCGGATGACCCCGCTGGCGACACCGTCAACTCGGCCTGGACGGCAGGGTGGGTGATGCCCGAGGCATTCGACGCGCTCGCTTCCGACGGCAAGCCGGCCTTTCGCGGCCGGATCGCGGTCGCCTGCGTGGTGAGCGATCTGACCGGCCCGCTGAGAACCGGCGGTATGGTGTGCGCTCGGGTGATCGCTCGCCTCATGCTGCATCTGGCGGCGGAGGATCAGGGACCGGAAAGCATCGATGAACTGATGACGCTCGTGGCCGAGGGAGGGGCGCAATGA
- the ctrA gene encoding response regulator transcription factor CtrA: MRVLLVEDDSSVAKSIELMLNTEGFIVDSTDLGEDGLEIGKLYDYDIIILDLMLPDIDGYEVLRRLRAARVTTPILILSGLTEMDNKIKGLGFGADDYLTKPFDKRELIARIQAIVRRSKGHSDSIIRTGRLTVNLDTRTVEVDQSPLHLTGKEYGILELLSLRKGTTLTKEMFLNHLYGGMDEPELKIIDVFVCKLRKKLAAATQGDNYIETVWGRGYVLRDPQEEIAESAPPPPPRLQQQAAG; this comes from the coding sequence ATGAGGGTTCTGCTGGTTGAAGACGATTCCTCCGTTGCCAAAAGCATCGAGCTGATGCTGAACACGGAAGGATTCATCGTCGACTCTACCGACCTTGGTGAGGACGGGCTCGAGATCGGCAAGCTCTATGATTACGACATCATCATCCTGGACCTGATGTTGCCCGACATCGACGGATACGAGGTCCTTCGCCGCCTGCGCGCCGCGCGCGTGACCACGCCGATCCTGATCCTGTCCGGCCTGACCGAGATGGACAACAAGATCAAGGGGCTGGGGTTCGGCGCTGACGATTACCTGACCAAGCCGTTCGACAAGCGCGAGCTGATCGCCCGCATCCAGGCGATCGTCCGCCGGTCCAAGGGCCATTCCGACAGCATCATCCGCACCGGACGCCTGACCGTCAACCTCGACACCCGCACGGTGGAGGTCGACCAGTCGCCGCTGCACCTGACCGGCAAGGAATACGGCATCCTGGAGCTGTTGAGCCTGCGCAAGGGCACGACGCTGACCAAGGAGATGTTCCTGAACCATCTCTATGGCGGGATGGACGAGCCGGAACTGAAGATCATCGACGTCTTCGTCTGCAAGCTGCGCAAGAAGCTCGCCGCCGCCACCCAGGGCGACAACTACATCGAGACGGTGTGGGGCCGCGGCTATGTCCTGCGCGACCCGCAGGAGGAGATCGCCGAGAGCGCTCCGCCGCCGCCGCCGCGCCTGCAGCAGCAGGCGGCCGGCTGA
- a CDS encoding murein hydrolase activator EnvC family protein translates to MPALAAPVRRLSPPLPVAVMQAPGARQREEVGLVIAAPHGTRIGAAAAGTVAFAGLVGKRGNTVVIRHDGGIFTVYCHLDAIAVVTGAAVKAGGLVGTVGMTGGISTPRLYLEVRKGRDPVDPLPYF, encoded by the coding sequence ATGCCGGCTTTGGCCGCGCCGGTGCGTCGTCTGTCGCCGCCCCTGCCGGTGGCAGTGATGCAAGCGCCGGGGGCACGGCAGCGCGAGGAGGTCGGACTTGTCATCGCCGCCCCGCACGGCACGCGAATCGGTGCCGCAGCAGCAGGAACGGTGGCTTTCGCCGGATTGGTGGGAAAGCGGGGAAATACCGTGGTGATCCGCCATGACGGCGGCATCTTCACCGTTTACTGCCATCTCGATGCGATTGCCGTGGTCACCGGGGCGGCGGTAAAGGCGGGCGGGCTCGTTGGCACGGTCGGGATGACCGGTGGCATCTCGACGCCTCGCCTTTACCTGGAGGTGCGCAAGGGCCGCGATCCAGTCGATCCGCTCCCATACTTCTGA
- a CDS encoding CheR family methyltransferase: MRVEDFDMFSTLLKQRSGLVLTRDKAYLLESRLMPVARKWNMKGLEELATTVRTRKDEALLRDITEAMTTNESSFFRDQKPFDQFKQLVLPRLMEARAAKRSLRIWSAACSSGQEAYSLSMILNDEAAKLAGWRIEIVGTDISAEMVERAKSGIYTQFEVQRGLPITHLVKHFKQNGDKWQISQQLRQMASFREWNLLGDLSALGQFDIVFCRNVLIYFDQPTKAKVLESISRQMPQDGVLYLGGAETVLGITDKFKPVEGQRGLYSLGGFSAAGAKVA; the protein is encoded by the coding sequence ATGAGAGTCGAAGATTTCGACATGTTCTCCACGCTGCTCAAGCAGCGTTCCGGCCTGGTCCTGACCCGGGACAAGGCGTACCTGCTCGAATCCCGGCTGATGCCGGTGGCGCGCAAGTGGAACATGAAAGGGCTGGAGGAGCTGGCGACCACCGTCCGCACCCGCAAGGACGAGGCGCTGCTGCGCGACATCACGGAAGCGATGACGACCAACGAGTCATCCTTCTTCCGCGACCAGAAGCCCTTCGACCAGTTCAAGCAGCTGGTCCTGCCGCGCCTGATGGAAGCGCGGGCGGCCAAGCGCTCCCTGCGCATCTGGTCGGCCGCCTGCTCGTCCGGACAGGAGGCCTATTCGCTGTCGATGATCCTGAACGACGAGGCGGCGAAGCTGGCCGGCTGGCGCATCGAGATCGTCGGCACCGACATCTCGGCCGAAATGGTGGAGCGGGCGAAGTCCGGCATCTACACCCAGTTCGAGGTGCAGCGCGGCCTGCCGATCACCCATCTGGTGAAGCATTTCAAGCAGAACGGCGACAAGTGGCAAATCAGCCAGCAGCTGCGCCAGATGGCGTCGTTCCGCGAATGGAACCTGCTGGGCGACCTGTCGGCACTTGGACAGTTCGACATCGTCTTCTGCCGCAACGTGCTGATCTATTTCGACCAGCCGACCAAGGCCAAGGTGCTGGAATCCATCTCCCGCCAGATGCCGCAGGACGGCGTGCTCTATCTGGGCGGCGCCGAGACGGTGCTGGGCATCACCGACAAGTTCAAGCCGGTGGAGGGCCAGCGCGGCCTCTACAGCCTGGGAGGCTTTTCCGCCGCTGGCGCCAAGGTGGCGTAA
- a CDS encoding cold-shock protein produces the protein MPVGTVKWFNSTKGFGFIQPDNGGPDVFVHISAVERAGLRSLVDGQKISYEEQRDPKRGKTSAENLKAV, from the coding sequence ATGCCCGTCGGCACCGTCAAATGGTTCAACAGCACCAAGGGCTTTGGTTTCATTCAGCCGGACAACGGCGGCCCGGATGTGTTCGTTCACATCTCCGCTGTCGAGCGCGCCGGCTTGCGCAGCTTGGTCGATGGCCAGAAGATTTCCTATGAGGAGCAGCGCGATCCCAAGCGCGGCAAGACCTCTGCGGAAAATCTGAAGGCGGTCTGA
- a CDS encoding flagellar export protein FliJ produces the protein MSLKTIIRLQKLQLDEKRRVLAELHTLADRLRAEIERVKQEIVHEQETARDDFSVSFTYSNFAQAAMERGRKLGESLGQVEMQINIATDEMAEAFQELKRFELAEEERLKRERDKQKRKEAAMLDETALVGFRRRQAEEEAAGN, from the coding sequence ATGAGCCTGAAGACGATCATCCGCCTGCAGAAGCTGCAACTGGACGAGAAGCGTCGCGTCCTGGCAGAGCTCCACACGCTGGCCGACCGGCTGCGGGCGGAGATCGAGAGGGTCAAGCAGGAGATCGTGCACGAGCAGGAAACGGCGCGCGACGACTTCTCCGTCTCCTTCACCTATTCGAACTTCGCCCAGGCGGCGATGGAGCGCGGCCGCAAGCTGGGCGAATCTCTGGGGCAGGTGGAGATGCAGATCAACATCGCCACCGACGAGATGGCCGAGGCCTTCCAGGAGCTGAAGCGCTTCGAGCTGGCCGAGGAGGAGCGGCTGAAGCGCGAGCGCGACAAGCAGAAGCGCAAGGAGGCCGCCATGCTGGACGAAACCGCCCTGGTCGGCTTCCGGCGGCGTCAGGCGGAAGAGGAAGCGGCCGGGAACTGA
- a CDS encoding ABC transporter ATP-binding protein, with the protein MSISTLDDAPAVAKTKIVHPDPVLIAEGLSVGYGKTVILKDVSIAVPRGQMTAIVGVTGGGKSTLLQTLGLLARPLASGRFDYIAAPDSSPLPLATLRQGQRNHLIRSDFAYVFQRVELVNHWDARSNISLPLLSRGVPQPVIDETVRELWDCMHFIRPMDGRPVAQLSGGERQRVGIARALAAQPTVVFADEPFGSLDPHTANDVMEHFFRVLGERAITGVLVTHDLEAAWNHCQQEYQIHETSLERTR; encoded by the coding sequence ATGTCAATATCAACGCTTGACGACGCGCCGGCTGTTGCCAAGACCAAGATAGTCCATCCCGACCCCGTGCTGATAGCGGAAGGGCTGTCCGTCGGCTATGGGAAGACCGTCATTCTAAAGGATGTGTCCATCGCCGTTCCACGCGGCCAGATGACTGCGATCGTTGGCGTCACCGGTGGGGGCAAGAGCACGCTTCTGCAAACGCTCGGCCTGCTGGCCCGGCCGCTGGCGTCGGGCAGGTTCGATTATATTGCCGCACCGGATTCCTCCCCGCTTCCTCTCGCGACCCTTCGGCAGGGGCAGAGGAACCACTTGATCCGCTCGGATTTTGCCTATGTCTTCCAGCGGGTGGAATTGGTCAATCATTGGGATGCCAGATCCAACATCTCCTTGCCATTGCTCAGCCGGGGGGTGCCGCAGCCGGTCATCGATGAGACGGTCCGGGAATTGTGGGACTGTATGCACTTCATCCGACCGATGGATGGCCGGCCGGTCGCCCAGTTGTCCGGTGGCGAGCGGCAGCGCGTCGGCATTGCCCGGGCGCTGGCTGCGCAGCCGACGGTCGTATTCGCTGACGAGCCCTTCGGCAGTCTCGACCCGCATACCGCCAATGATGTCATGGAACATTTCTTCCGGGTGCTTGGAGAACGGGCGATTACCGGCGTTCTCGTCACCCATGACCTGGAAGCTGCCTGGAATCACTGTCAGCAGGAGTACCAAATCCATGAGACAAGTCTCGAACGGACGCGGTGA
- a CDS encoding LysR substrate-binding domain-containing protein, translating to MELSWLDDFLALVDCGNFSRAADVRHLTQPAFSRRIRALEDWAGTPLFDRSGQPVTLTEAGRRFRPFADETVRRLLQGREEARLAAQSEAATLRFAATHALSLTFFPSWLRALESRARLGAITLSSDSMEACERLMLSGQAQFLLCHAHPAAAGRLDADSFRSIVVGGDRLLAVVAPDAAGRPRHALSDAEGRPLPHLSYSRESGMGRILEAVRAAQPAPLALDTVFTSHLAAVLRTLARDGRGIAWLPESLVAEDLARGVLVPAGDGRWAVPVQIRLVRPRTRQSKAAENFWTLAVEAALWRNAESAPESVATVAEAEPSMEKEV from the coding sequence ATGGAACTTTCCTGGCTCGACGATTTCCTGGCGCTGGTCGATTGCGGCAACTTCTCCCGTGCCGCCGACGTCCGCCACCTGACCCAGCCCGCCTTCAGCCGCCGCATCCGCGCGCTGGAGGACTGGGCCGGCACGCCGCTGTTCGACCGCAGCGGCCAGCCGGTGACCCTGACCGAGGCCGGGCGCCGCTTCCGTCCCTTCGCCGACGAAACCGTGCGCCGCCTGCTGCAGGGGCGGGAGGAGGCGCGGCTGGCCGCCCAGTCGGAGGCCGCGACCCTGCGGTTCGCCGCCACCCATGCGCTGTCGCTGACATTCTTCCCGTCCTGGCTGCGGGCGCTGGAATCGCGGGCGCGGCTGGGCGCCATCACCCTGTCGTCCGACAGTATGGAGGCGTGCGAGCGGCTGATGCTGTCCGGGCAGGCGCAGTTCCTGCTGTGCCATGCCCACCCCGCCGCCGCCGGCCGGCTGGATGCGGACTCCTTCCGGTCCATCGTGGTCGGCGGCGACCGGCTGCTGGCGGTCGTCGCGCCGGATGCGGCCGGGCGGCCGCGCCATGCCCTGTCGGATGCCGAAGGCCGGCCGCTGCCGCACTTGTCCTACAGCCGCGAATCCGGCATGGGCCGCATCCTGGAGGCGGTGCGGGCGGCACAGCCGGCGCCGCTGGCGCTCGACACCGTCTTTACCTCGCATCTCGCCGCGGTGCTGCGCACGCTGGCGCGCGACGGCCGCGGCATCGCCTGGCTGCCGGAAAGCCTGGTCGCCGAGGATCTGGCGCGCGGTGTCCTGGTCCCCGCCGGCGACGGACGCTGGGCCGTGCCGGTCCAAATCCGGCTGGTCCGTCCGCGCACGCGTCAGAGCAAGGCCGCCGAGAATTTCTGGACGCTGGCGGTGGAGGCCGCGCTGTGGCGCAACGCGGAGTCGGCGCCGGAGTCCGTCGCCACGGTTGCCGAAGCGGAGCCATCCATGGAAAAAGAGGTGTGA
- a CDS encoding mandelate racemase/muconate lactonizing enzyme family protein, translated as MRIVEIREQTAGIKSDIANAFIDFSQMTCSVVAVVTDVVRDGKPVIGYGFNSNGRYAAGGLLRERFIPRLMSAAPDSLLDDTGDNLDPFRIWTRLMTNEKPGGHGERSVAVGTIDMAVWDAVAKIAGVPLYRLLADRFRGGVADDSVWVYAAGGYYYPGKDLKALQDEMRSYRDRGYRVVKMKIGGAPLEEDLRRIDAVLEIVGSAGNLCVDANGRFDLDTAIAYAEALKPYGLFWYEEAGDPLDYALQAELARHYDRPMATGENLFSHQDARNLVRHGGMRPDRDWLQFDCALSYGLVEYMRTLDMLRENGWSSRRVVPHGGHQMSLNIAAGLHLGGNESYPDVFKPFCGFADGIAVEDGRVRLPTLPGVGFEAKSELFTTMTTLLETL; from the coding sequence ATGCGCATCGTCGAAATCCGCGAGCAGACCGCCGGCATCAAGTCGGACATCGCCAACGCCTTCATCGATTTCAGCCAGATGACCTGCAGCGTCGTCGCAGTCGTCACCGACGTGGTGCGCGACGGCAAGCCGGTGATCGGCTACGGCTTCAACTCGAACGGCCGCTATGCCGCCGGCGGGCTGCTGCGCGAACGCTTCATTCCCCGGCTGATGTCCGCGGCCCCCGACAGCCTGCTGGACGACACGGGCGACAATCTGGACCCGTTCCGCATCTGGACCCGGCTGATGACCAACGAGAAGCCGGGCGGCCACGGCGAACGGTCGGTTGCCGTCGGCACCATCGACATGGCGGTGTGGGACGCGGTGGCGAAGATCGCCGGCGTGCCGCTCTACCGGCTGCTGGCCGACCGCTTCCGCGGCGGCGTCGCCGACGACAGCGTGTGGGTCTATGCCGCGGGCGGCTATTACTATCCGGGCAAGGATCTGAAGGCCCTGCAGGACGAGATGCGCAGCTACCGCGACCGCGGCTACCGGGTCGTGAAGATGAAGATCGGCGGCGCACCGCTGGAGGAGGATCTGCGCCGCATCGACGCGGTGCTGGAAATCGTGGGCTCGGCCGGGAACCTGTGCGTCGACGCCAACGGCCGTTTCGACCTCGACACCGCCATCGCCTATGCCGAGGCGCTGAAGCCCTACGGCCTGTTCTGGTACGAGGAGGCCGGCGACCCGCTCGACTATGCGCTGCAGGCGGAGCTCGCCAGGCATTACGACCGCCCGATGGCGACCGGCGAGAACCTGTTCTCCCACCAGGATGCCCGCAACCTGGTCCGTCATGGCGGCATGCGCCCCGACCGCGACTGGCTGCAGTTCGATTGCGCGCTGAGCTACGGCCTCGTCGAATATATGCGGACGCTTGACATGCTGAGGGAGAATGGCTGGTCGAGCCGCCGGGTGGTGCCGCATGGCGGGCACCAGATGTCGCTGAACATCGCGGCCGGCCTGCATCTGGGCGGCAACGAGTCCTATCCGGACGTCTTCAAGCCTTTCTGCGGTTTCGCCGACGGCATCGCGGTGGAGGATGGCCGGGTGCGCCTCCCCACCCTGCCCGGCGTCGGCTTCGAGGCGAAGTCGGAGTTGTTCACGACCATGACCACCCTGCTGGAAACCTTATAG